One Saccharomyces kudriavzevii IFO 1802 strain IFO1802 genome assembly, chromosome: 7 DNA segment encodes these proteins:
- the BRP1 gene encoding Brp1p (similar to Saccharomyces cerevisiae BRP1 (YGL007W)) — translation MIEKEGKNVYSCQESLSKTSRPGSAALGNTDAMRASLRNSRRSFSVHVRLVLRWVHGFIDAAIIAGSPYREPRFVCKLPEAGKQSCARCGCSQRYLVYTSPFQEACFVVAVT, via the coding sequence ATGATCGAaaaggaaggaaaaaatgtctaTTCCTGTCAAGAAAGCCTGTCGAAAACGTCGAGGCCGGGAAGTGCCGCATTGGGAAATACAGATGCAATGCGCGCGAGTTTACGAAATTCTCGCAGGAGTTTCTCCGTTCATGTGCGGCTGGTTCTACGGTGGGTGCATGGGTTTATTGATGCGGCAATTATCGCGGGATCTCCGTATCGAGAACCTCGATTTGTTTGCAAATTACCGGAAGCGGGCAAGCAGAGCTGCGCGAGGTGTGGGTGCTCCCAGCGATATCTTGTTTACACCAGTCCGTTTCAGGAAGCATGTTTTGTTGTAGCAGTGACGTAA